Proteins from a single region of Lelliottia sp. JS-SCA-14:
- the baeR gene encoding two-component system response regulator BaeR, with translation MTELPIDENTPRILIVEDEPKLGQLLIDYLRAASYAPTLINHGDQVLPYVRQTPPHLILLDLMLPGTDGLTLCREIRRFSDVPIVMVTAKIEEIDRLLGLEIGADDYICKPYSPREVVARVKTILRRCRPQRELQVLDAESPLIVDESRFQASWRSKLLDLTPAEFRLLKTLSHEPGKVFSREQLLNHLYDDYRVVTDRTIDSHIKNLRRKLEALDADQSFIRAVYGVGYRWEADACRIA, from the coding sequence ATGACTGAGTTACCCATTGACGAAAACACGCCACGCATTCTGATCGTGGAGGACGAGCCTAAGCTTGGGCAGTTATTGATCGACTATTTACGCGCGGCAAGCTATGCCCCTACGCTGATTAACCACGGCGACCAGGTGCTACCGTACGTGCGCCAGACGCCGCCGCATCTGATCCTGCTGGATCTGATGCTGCCCGGCACCGACGGTTTAACCCTGTGCCGCGAAATCCGCCGTTTTTCCGACGTACCGATCGTGATGGTAACGGCCAAAATCGAGGAGATCGACCGCCTGCTGGGGCTGGAGATCGGTGCCGATGACTACATCTGCAAACCTTACAGCCCGCGTGAAGTGGTCGCCCGCGTGAAAACCATTCTGCGCCGCTGCCGTCCGCAGCGAGAACTCCAGGTGCTGGATGCCGAAAGCCCGCTGATTGTCGATGAAAGCCGTTTCCAGGCGAGCTGGCGCAGCAAACTGCTGGACCTGACGCCAGCGGAATTCCGTCTGCTGAAAACCTTGTCTCACGAGCCGGGGAAAGTGTTCTCCCGCGAGCAGCTGCTGAATCATCTTTACGACGATTACCGCGTGGTGACGGACCGCACCATCGACAGCCATATCAAGAACCTGCGCCGTAAGCTGGAAGCGCTGGATGCCGATCAGTCGTTTATCCGCGCGGTGTATGGCGTGGGATATCGCTGGGAAGCGGACGCCTGCCGGATTGCATAA